Part of the Vibrio tasmaniensis genome is shown below.
GCCTATAAGCTCAGTTATCGTGAAATCGAAGAGATACAATTAGAGCGTGGAGTCGTTGTAGACCACACTACTATTAATCGTTGGGTTATCAGATTTACACCAGTATTGGAGCATAGAGCCAGGCGTAGAAAGAAGCCGGTGTCTGACTCGTGGCGTATGGATGAAACCTACATCAAAGTGAAGGGGAAATGGGTCTACTATTACCGAGCCGTCGATAAATTTGGACATGTGATTGATTATTATCTTAGCCCGAACCGTGATGAGGCTGCTGCTAAAGCCTTTCTTAATAAGGCTATTTCACAAAATGGTTTGCCAAACAAAGTGGTTATAGACGGAAGTAAGAGTAACTACGCGGCCATTGATTCGATGAATGTTCAGCTTTGGTTGACGGGGTATTTTATGCTCTCGCTGGTAGAGATTTTGGACATTAAATATCTGAACAATATCGTCGAGCAGAGCCACCGTTGGGTGAAGCAGAAAACACGTCAAGCTCTAGGTTGGAAGTCAACGGAAGGAGCTTTGGCCAGTTTGCATGGGCGGGAAGTGTGGACGATGTTGAAACAAGATCAGATAGATATTGAAGGCCAAACGGCCTTTGAGCGATTCTACGCACTCGCAGGATAATTGTATCTGTAGGGTGGGTCTGTCACGCCTCCAACTAGACTTGCGACAGAACCGAAGAAGCTACTGCCTCCATACTCAATGTCAGTGAGCCAACTATCAAAAGAAGAAGGCATTAGCACTGCGACTCTGTATAATTGGCGGCAGCAACTCAGACGTTCAGGAGCCGCAGTGCCAAATAGCAACACTTCATCAGAGCAGTGGTCTGCTCAAACTAAACTTGCCATCGTCGCTGAGACTTACTCGATGACCGAGAATGAACTCAGCCAATATTGTCGTGAAAAAGGTCTGTTTCCTGAGCAAGTCCAAG
Proteins encoded:
- a CDS encoding IS6 family transposase, translated to MFKGCHFPSEVILETVRYYLAYKLSYREIEEIQLERGVVVDHTTINRWVIRFTPVLEHRARRRKKPVSDSWRMDETYIKVKGKWVYYYRAVDKFGHVIDYYLSPNRDEAAAKAFLNKAISQNGLPNKVVIDGSKSNYAAIDSMNVQLWLTGYFMLSLVEILDIKYLNNIVEQSHRWVKQKTRQALGWKSTEGALASLHGREVWTMLKQDQIDIEGQTAFERFYALAG